In Polyangiaceae bacterium, the DNA window GCGCGGCTTCACGCCGCGCGCCTCAGCCCTTCTTCCGCGGCGCCACGTCGTCGCGAGAGGTGACCATCGCCTTGATCAGGTCGCGGTTCATCCGTGCGATGAACTCGACGTCGATGCCCTTGGGACAGGCGGCCATGCACTCGTAGTGGTTGGTGCAGTGGCCGAATCCCTCGGCGTCCATCTGCCCGACCATCTTGCGCACGCGGTCGTAGCGCTCCGGCTGGCCCTGGGGCAAGAGGCCGAGGTGGGCCACCTTGGCGGCCACGAACAGCATCGCCGAGGCATTGGGACAGGCGGCCACGCAGGCGCCGCAGCCGATGCACTGCGCCGCGTCCATGGCCCGATCCGCGTCCTTCTTGGGGATCGGGATCTCGTTGGCGTCCCGGGCGGCTCCGGTGCGCACGGAGACGTAGCCGCCCGCCTGGATGATGCGATCGAACGCGCTGCGATCCACCACCAGGTCCTTGACCACCGGGAAGCCGTCGGCGCGCCAGGGCTCGAGGGTGATCTCGTCGCCGTCGTTGAAGTGCCGCATGTGCAGCTGGCAGGTCGTGGTGGCGCCCTGCGGCCCGTGGGCGCGACCGTTGATGACCACGCCGCACATGCCGCAAATGCCTTCCCGACAATCGTGGTCGAAAGCGATGGGCTCCTTGCCTTCGGCCAGGAGATTCTCGTTCACGACGTCCAACATCTCGAGGAACGACATGTGGTCGTTGATGTCCTTCGCCTCGTAGCGCTCGAACTGGCCGGGCTGGTTGGGCCCGGCCTGGCGCCAAACGTTGAGCACGAGGTTCATCGACTTGGCCATTACTTGTAGCTCCTCTGCGTCGGCTTCACGAACTCGAACTCGAGCATTTCCTTGTGCAGCGCGGGCTCTTGACCCACGCCCTTGAACTCCCAGGCAGCCACGTACTGGAAGTTCTCGTCGTCACGCTTGGCCTCACCCTCTTCCGTGGTGTGCTCCGGCCGGAAGTGACAGCCGCACGATTCGTCGCGGGCCAGGGCGTCCCGGCACATCAACTCCGCGAGCTCCATGAAATCGGCGACTCTGCCCGCCTTTTCCAGCGTCTGGTTCAGGCTTTCGCCCTCGCCGACGACCTTCAGGTTCTTCCAGAACTCGTCCCGCAGCGCCGGGATCTTCTCCAGCGCGGTCTTGAGCCCCTCCGCCGTGCGAGCCATGCCGCAGTACTCCGTGATGATGCTGCCAAGCTCCCGGTGGAAGGAATCGGGACTGCGCTCGCCACCCACGGACATGAGCTTCTCGATACGCTCCTCCACGCCGGTTACCGCCTTCTTCACCTCGGCGTGCTCTTCGTCCACCTTGGCGAGCTTCGCCTGGGCCAGGTAGTTGCCCAGGGTGTAGGGCAGCACGAAGTAGCCGTCGGCGAGGCCCTGCATCAGGGCGCTGGCGCCCAAGCGGTTGGCGCCATGATCGCTGAAGTTCGCCTCCCCGGCGGCGAACAGCCCCGGAATGGTGGTCATCAGGTTGTAGTCCACCCACAGGCCGCCCATCGTGTAGTGCGACGCCGGGTAGATGCGCATCGGCACCTTGTAGGGGT includes these proteins:
- a CDS encoding succinate dehydrogenase/fumarate reductase iron-sulfur subunit; the encoded protein is MNLVLNVWRQAGPNQPGQFERYEAKDINDHMSFLEMLDVVNENLLAEGKEPIAFDHDCREGICGMCGVVINGRAHGPQGATTTCQLHMRHFNDGDEITLEPWRADGFPVVKDLVVDRSAFDRIIQAGGYVSVRTGAARDANEIPIPKKDADRAMDAAQCIGCGACVAACPNASAMLFVAAKVAHLGLLPQGQPERYDRVRKMVGQMDAEGFGHCTNHYECMAACPKGIDVEFIARMNRDLIKAMVTSRDDVAPRKKG